TTCCTACTCCTAGGtttgtgattttttattttattttatttcaaaaatcgtTTAAGAAATATTTGGTATCAAACCCGTGAATAAAATAATTAACTAATAAATTGGATTGCAAagaacttgtaaaatattttgagtAGACAAAAAAGAATTTGCCTATGAACATTAATATATAGTTATAATGCTAATTTCATCCCATTTATTGTAGCCTATATTGCTAATTTTGATCTATTTATTGTGGACTAACAAAGTCATAATTTTAATCTAATAGTTGTTTTAAACAAAGAGAAGTTTCCTTACTATAAATTATACAACAACAATATACTACTATATTGAAGttaattgaaaataaataaaaagaaaattgttTGCAACTAACAAATAGGATAAGATATATTTAGATTATAAAAGGCAAGGAAATAATTACTATAAAAGGGGGAAAACTTAACCCCATGCAAACAAATCTATAATTTCTGAAATCTAGAAGGAAACTTTACATTACCATCAAAATGGTAGATTATAGCAAGCATTCTTCAGATGAATTGCTTTGAAGAGAAAATTTGGCTTAAAGCACCAATAGTCTACAATCTAAGTTGTAATCCCTTAGTTGTTGGTAATTTCCTCTTAGGATGAAGGGTTGCACACCAATAACACAAATTTTCATTGGAGATTAAATAGAGGAAAACTCTTTGATGCTTAAGTTAGTAGGGTATTCAAGAATAAAATCGAGAGGATAACACTAGCAGGGTTTCAAACTGTACCTATCTTTGTCAGATCTTATATAGGTTCCCTATTAAATTCTATGGTGATATATCTAAGACCTATTGATCTTGATGTTAGTTGATTAGCTATATGGGACGATAGGCGCACTTTAAGCTAACTTTCTTGATTTGCAGTGCTCATTTTGATAATTAGACTATGTTACTCTCATAAGGATCGTGGTTGATATTCATCTTGGACAAAGGATGCATGCCAACTTGACAAAACCATTGTACTACTTCTCCTCTGCAGAACAAGTGTGCACTAGCATGTGCATATGTTTTTCTTACCCTTGTCATTTGTCCTCTTTGCTTGTAAGTTGGAAATGATTTTGAGCTATAGGATGCTGAGTTCAGTATTGCTTTAAGGCACGTTACTATGGTTTTATCTAACAAAGGTTGAGTCTTTACCTAGTGGGTGACAGTCCTAGGTGCATGTGTAATACATGGTGGCATCTTGGCTGAGTGTTCTAGTAAGAGATACCTTAAAGAGTTGTTTGGtcattgtacttttttttttttttaagaagggcagtacctccatttatttattgataacccctcacttttggcggaggaatgtcgtggttacaagataatcaatgagagataacaaaaaacaaacgttaaaaatctcccaaagaacaacaccaacatccagccaaaaccgggttacaagtccaaacaaaacaaaaaaaatcatgacctacaaaacaaatctcatacaacataacaaaacaaaagaagaacAGCAAAAAGCATGAGCAAAAACCAAAATAAATCAgctaaacatatctcatataagtcatacccatcttctctaatttatacaaaccattgctaactttagggagttgactactatttgtaaacaaattattcctccccatagcaccttgtcgagacAAGGCATCTactactttgttcccttctctatacgaataatttatcgaaaaatccactccctccaataaaccaataagctgctcccaaaaattccacaaataccacaatgagcacttcctgactctaatccaattaactacaatattcgaatcacattcaatatcgatacaggtatgacccaactgtttgcaaatctttattccttccaacatagctctcaattcagcttcattatttgaacaagaaccaaaatattttgaaaaaccaaatacaaaagaacctgtatggtctctgaGGATGCCACCATCACCCGCCGGCCCTGAGTTCCCTaggctgctcccatccaagtttagtttcaacctcccttgcctcggttttagccatcttaTACTttacatagttttaattcttttattcacaatttgcacttccagattctacaaaacccgaaaatcagcatcctttaactgaaccatttctgtcatgttcctactcaaaacccccacccaatacttaatggagagctaCACATCAGTACTACTATCTAATTTTCCTTCCATtttagccacacatctccttctccacagcctccaaactactaaacaaggaatcaaacacATCAATGAACCCAGAAATCATTTAAGGGCTCACACATGTGTAATGTGAATGTACATCATCATTTGGGATCTCAATGTTCCCATGGCTTGCCATATATTAGGGGCGTTAGTTTTGTCCCCAATTTGTCTTTTAATACTTAAGCTTGCATCTGGCCTTTGtttgtattcttcttcttcttaactTTGCTCTTTAAGTCTTTTCTTCCAGCTCTTCAATTGTCGTATCTTTTTTAACATTTTATGTTCTTCCTTTTCTTAATATGTTCTTACATATGCCTTCAAAATTATCCCCACTCACCCCTTAAGTTCTTTGTTTTTTTATCTTGAGTTAAGGTTCTTTGTGCATTTAGGTGTTTGTGAAAGTTCTTTTAGGAACCCTCTTCTCTTTTCCTACATCTTCTTTTCGTTCTCATATTTCTTTAAAAGGATGTAAATAGGTTCCTAACAAGGAGGATCCACCTTTAGCCCCCTTCTTAGGGGGAGGCCTACAGAGGGAGGATATTACAATGGCATGGGCATGCAGATAcccggaaaaataataataataataataataataataataataataaaaggaaagaggGAGTTGAATAAGGAAAACAAAAAAGGTTTCCACGATATACAAATGTAAACGCCTCGTTGAGAGAATTTGGGGTAGCCGCCGGCTGGGCGGGCAGTTGGACTAGAGGATGAACATGTAATCTCCAGGAAAATGTTATTTGTGGGTGCCTGGGAATTGACTTCTTGGAGAttggaaggaaaagaaaattaggAGCTCTAGGTTTTGTTTGCATTGGGAATTTTTgaggggaagaaaaaaaaaaaaaaaacgcttttaaaaattgaaagaaaaataaattttaatgcaaattttgtatttaaatcaaggactatcaaaaaatatatatctattttaatataaataaaaattatatccAAAAACACAATTTTGTTTAGATTtgatattatgtttttattttcattttcactttCTTGATAACTGAAGGAGCATTTGgtgctatttttaaaaattatgaaaatgaaaaccagCTAAAAGctgaaaagaaaaatttaaaatgaaaaaccaaCAGCGTATTTagtaaatatttctaaaattaaaacaaataaaaatattttgattaaacAGATGCTTATTTTTGCCctttaatcaaataaaaattataatacaaattaaaaatgtcacaataaaaatgattataattattttgcttaATTATTGTATTTCAAAATTCAGCTTATAAGAACAATCTTACCATACATGgtaattcaaaaataataaaaatattttttaaataaattttcttattttaaatttttattaaaaaaattatggatattttattttaatcattatttaaaatgaaattaaccatttaattttaatataaaagtatgcataaaatgaatgatttaatctaaaAAGTTAGTTTCGAATACTAAAAATGTTTTGGCTTCAATTTACCAAAGTAACTGAAAACACAATTTAGtttcaattttttcataaataaatggAAATCGatcataaaaatagaaaattgacaaCATGGTTTCACAACATATTTTTTGCACTGtgtaaaaaatgaaaacaaaaaataaaaaacagaaccAAACATACCCTAAACATGAAAAAGGGTGCATtttttcccatatatatatatatatatatatatatatatatatatatatatatatatttcaagctTCCAACTAGGCGTAGAAATCACATGGATCTTTCATAAACAACCGATGGATACCATTTGGGTCGATTATTTGTGCATAGTTGGATCCTTATTATTTCGGTCCAACACAAACTTCCACTCAAAAATTAATTCAATGGAATCATTGTTGATTTTCAAAGTACAAGCATTCTTACTTAAAAAGAGAGAGCAGTAAAATGCATTGCCCAATGCCCATATTGCTCCACAGGCTTAAAACATTGCGAGTAGCAAAAGGAAGGCCATGTAACAAATCATGGAGATTCACCATGCTTTTAACATACAACACAGGCCAATCACAAGGGGCAGAAATCCCAAAGGTAAGATATAGCCTAGTATGGCCATCACAGCTCCTGCTAAGTATGTACATCTCATGGTACCGAAATCTAATAGGTGAAAACAaatcaaccttttttttttccctcagtTGGGGAAGGGGACGGTGTTACATATGATGTTACTAACTATATAACATTCACATCACTTTGTACATGAAAATTAAGTGAAGTGAGAGGGAAAATCTAACCACTGGTATTAGGTGTTGTCGACCTACTAGCCCAATTTACAGTCACGGTATCTGGTGAAAGTATGAGTGTCTTATTCTTTAGCAGCACAACATCATCTGATAGACTATCCCCCTCCGCTTTTTCTACGTTGTCTACCATAGCTTGAATAGCCTTTAGACCCTCCAACACCTCTTCCATGGAAGGTCTCATTTCCTTCTCATTTTGCAAACACCGAAATGCCAACTCTGCTACGGCTGTTATCATCTTTCTTACCTTGTAGTCTGTCTCAAACCCAAGAGATGGATCAACAAGCTCGTGCAATGCATTATTTTGGATCTTGTTAATGGCCATGTTAGATAAATTGATTTCATGCCGATGCCTAGTGATGTCGACAGGTGGCTTCGATGATATAAGCTCAATCAAAACAACTCCAAAGCTATAAACGTCACTCTTGTCTGTAAGCTGGTAGCATTGATGATACTCTGGGTCAACATAACCAGGAGTCCCTTGTGGAGCAGTAGAAACATGAGTAACATCGGTTGGAAAGAGACGAGAGAGCCCAAAATCTGCAACTTTAACACAAAAATTACTGTCAAGTAGAATATTGTAGGTTTTGACATCTCTGTGGATAATTTCGGAAGCATGGAGATATGTCAAAGCACTCGCACTCTCTTTTGCAATGCTCATCCGGATAGGCCATGTAAGTGAGCCAGCATTTGCACGGTTGCCATGAAGATGATCGGCAACTGTTCCGTTGGGAATATATTCATATACAAGTAGGAGCTCACGGCTGTGGCGAGAGGTGCAGCCATAAAGAGAAACAAGGTTTTGATGTCGCAAGCAAGTTAGAATCTCAACTTCATTCATGAACTGCTCAACTCTCCTGCAATTGTTTTCATACAAGCGCTTGACTGCAACATTACGTCCATCTCGGAGCTTGCCTAGTTGAAGGTACAAAGACAAAAGGGAAAATTAAGGGCTTTTAAGTTGTGCATCTAAAAGGAATAGTTTTGGTCATAGAGGGCTTTTTCTTCTTACCATGGTATACAGTGCCAAAGCCTCCATCACCAAGTTCTTTAGCAGGGTCAAAATTATTAGTTGCTTCTTCAAGCTCACGGTAGGAGAAGATATGGACTCCCAAGTAGATGCCAGACTTCTCAGACTCCATAACTGACGAGGGGTCAGAAGATATGTTTCGAGAGAGTAAGGATGAAGGAGTGTAGCGTTTTCTATTCCGGCGTAGATAGATCAAGAAGACAATGCACATTAAACCCATGCCCAAGATTGCAGCAATTATGCCTGGGCAAATAACATGAGGAGTGATAACTTCTAATTCATTGTAGGATAGAGGAAGAATTTTTCGCACTGAAAGGAAAGGAAATAATGTATATATTACCTATAACGGTCTTCACTACCCAATTTATTCCATGGGGTTTAGCTCTAACTGCGAAAAGCAAGTGTTGTTAGTTAAAACTTCAATTAGATTAGCTAACTCATACCGGCAATTTTCTGTAGAATTTTAGACACAGTCAAGACCTGCCTTTCAAAGTCCAACGCGGGTTTCAATTAGAGCATGTAAGTCTCTAATGTCAGTTCCAAAAATCTTATATAAACAGAGAGAAGCAAAATCTTATGCTACTGAGTTATAGTAGCAAGCCAGCACAATTAAATTGCCTTCAGCACATGAAGTATTAATAAACCATTAGctgaaggaaaataaaataaaaggaggaGAGAAGGAAATTAAGAACAAAAACATGTCTGAACTCTGAATTCCTACTTAAATTCACGACGCCCACATACCCTCACaaacccccccaaaaaaaattgtCCTTTCAATGAACAGAAATTAACCATAACCATATAGCTCATACCTTTGCAGGAACCCATAGGTAATTTACGCAGAAAAATGAAACACAAGCGTCAGAAAATCATGCCCACATCAGAAGGACGAGACTCAATTTCTTCAGAGATAGCAGATAAAAGAAATTAAGATTGCAGTAAAGGAAGAATAATAAAGGAGTGATATTAGAGAGAATTACCAGAGGGACATTTATTGTTATAGGGTCGATCTGGACAAAAACAGATGAACTCAGTGTTATCAAATCCACAGCGCCCACCACTTTCCTCACAATCGCCGCATTTTTGTTCACTCAAAGAGAGAACAAACCCGTTGTTCAACATTTCCTTGACATTCTCCTCGTCTTTTATTGAATAATTATCAACATCTAAAGGTACTTCAACCCAAGACTGGCATGAGTACTTCGAAAAATTCGAGCAAGATGGAAGATGCTTGGCAAAAACCGCGAAGGAGACATGAGTATAATTGCTTGCACAGTTAATAGTAATGGAGTAATCAGGAGGCTCCCCGGTGCAGCTATAGAACAAGCAGAGATTTTCAAGCGAAGAGCTATTACTAAAGGAAGTCCCGGGGAAATTAGGCAGCGGAGTTGGGCATGATTTGTCGAAAAGGGTACGTTTAATCAGCAGAAAGGATAGAATTTTGAAGGCATCTTTGAGGACAAAATCATCATCTGAAATTTTGAGAACTGGGTTTGCATTATCGCAGGTGATCTCAAGCTTGGGGAGGCCGCAGAAGGATTCTTGTTTACCACCAATCCAAAAGGGGAAGCTTATGTTTGGTTGAGAACCACAGTTCTGCGGGGCGCAGGCCTCATAATTTGGGTCGATTGATAGGATTTTGTCGAGGAGGGTGGTGAAGATGATGATGCCGATGAAATTGGAGAATGTTTTCTCGAATGGGTAGGAGTTCTGCAGATCCATCTGGGGTGGAGGAGAGAATGAGAGAGCCAAAGGAAGCAGGGGAGGAGAAGTAGAGCGTTGAAAGTTGGAACTGATAGAATGCTTGTGAAGAAGATTTGACTTGTTCTTACAGGCTGCGATCAAATTGAATAAACAATTCTACATCTCCGTATGATTTATGCATACGAATATTTGACAAAAAATATTGGGCGTCTTGGAGTACCAATTCAACCATCCCCGGTCTCCTTGAATAAAAAGATTTCCCTTGAATCTTGATTAACTACCCATTTCATATAActcaagaaaaatttagtaattAGTTCCAACTCCTATGtttgtgattttattttattttattaagaaAGTCCTTTAAGAAATATTTGGTGAATAAAATAATTGACTAGTAAATTGGATTGCATagaacttgtaaaatatttgagtAGATAAAAAAGAATTCGCCTATGAACATTAATATATAGTTATACTCCTAATCTCATCCCATTTATCGTGGCCTATATTGCTAATTTTGATCTATTTATTGTGGACTAACAAAGTCATAATTTTAATCTAAtagttgttttaaaaaaaaagaagtttcCTTACtataaataatataacaacaataTACTACTATATTGAAGTTAATAGAAAATAAACAAGAAGAAAATGGTTTGCAACTAACAAATAGGAtaagatatatttataatatagAAGGCAAGGAAATAATTACTATAAAAGGGGGAAAACTTAACCCCATGCAAACAAATCTATGATTTCTGAATTCTAGAAGGAAACTTTACATTACCATCAAAATGGTAGATTATAGCAAGTATTCTTTAGATGAATTGTGTTGAAGAGAAAATTTGGCTTAAAGCACCAATAGTCTATGATTTAAGTTGTAATCCCTTGGTTGTTGGTAATTTCCTCTTAGGATGAAGGGTTGCACACCAATAACACACAATTTCGTTGGAGATTAAATAAGGGAAAACTCTTTGATGTTTAAGTTAGTAGGGAATTCAAGAATAAAATCAAGAGAATAACACTAATAGGGTTTCAAAATGTACCTATCTTTGTCAATTCTTATATAGGTTTCCTTTTAAATTCTATGGTGATATATCTAAGATCTATTCTTGATGTTAGTTGATTAGCTGTTAATATGGGACAATAGGCGCACTTTATGCTCACTTTCTTGATTTACAGTGCTCATTTTGATAATTAGACTATGTTACTCTCATAAAGATCGTGGTTGATCTTCATCTTGGACGAAGGATGCGTGCCAACTTGAAAAAACCATTGGACAGCTTCTCCTTTGCAAAACAAGCGTGCACTAGCATGTGCATCCATTATTCTTACCCTCGTCATTTGTCCCCTTTGCTTGTAAGTTGGAAGTGATTTTGAGCTATGGGATGCTGAGTTCATATTGCTTTAAGGTACATTACTATGGTTTTAGCTAGCAAAGGTTGGGTCTTTACCTATGAGTGATGGTCCTAGGTGCATGTGTAATACATGGTGGCATCCTGGCTGAGTGTTTTAGTAAGAGATACCTTAAAGAGTTGTTTGGTCATTGTACATGTGCTTTAGAAATCATGTAAGGGCACACACATATGTAATGTGAATGTAcatcatcctttgggatctctaTGTTCCTATGGCTTGCAATATATTAGGGGCGTCAGTTTTGTCTCCAATTTGTCTTTTAATACTTAAGCTTGCATCTGGCCTTTGtttctattcttcttcttcttcttaactTTGCTCTTATGTCTTTTCTTCCAGCTCTTCAATGATCGTATCTTTTTTAACATTTTATGTTCTTCTTTTCTTAATATGTTCTTACATATGCCTTCAAACTTATCCCCACTCACCCCTTCAGGTCTTTGTTCTTTTATCTTGAGTTAAGGTTTTTTGTGCACTTAGGTGTTTGTGAAAGTTCTTCTAAGAACCCACTTTTCTTTTCCTACATcttcttttcgatctcatttttctttaaaagGATGTAAATAGGTTCTTAACGAGGAGGATCCACCTCTAGCACCCCTTCTTAGGGGTAGGCCAATAGAGGTAGGATATCACATTGGTAAGGGCATGTAGAGACttggaaaaataataacaataaaataataaaggaaagagggAGTTgaataagggaaaaaaaaaagaaattttaaaagaggAAAATcaggtttgttgacgaacccattggctttgtcgacgaactcccttgtTGGTTCGACGACAAGTACaggtgtctcatcgatgaggagataccaagaggggAAAATTTCAGGCACTAAaatgttcattgacgaactcactaacttcatcaacgaagtctcttcttccattcgttgacgagtccacgtgtctcgttaACAAAGCCACATGGACATCTACCTATATATAGTcgaaaatcatattttcagcgAGAAAATCAATTCctctttcactttctctctctactttcggtgctcttcccttctctcttcagatTCGGTTCTGTTATACCCCGTTTCGTCGATCAAAAGTTTTCACAATGATCCCAAGGTGATTCTATGCAAAATTGCTGGAGCATATTGTTGATTTGAAGTTCTTAGGCACCAtttcaaaattagggtaagtgagttattttaagGTTTACATGATTATTCGACATTTCTAGGCCCAGGAAATGTATTAGATGTTAAAATGTtggagtttgagttgattaaactgtggttgatgtggttttagggtttggagttctgaacaCTGCAGGTATGGGTTGAGGATCTCTGCAGGTGTTTCCTCGGGAACTCAAGTAAACTTGATAAatagttatggtttagaattTCATGGATAAATTGAGATATGTGAGCCTAGGGAAAATGCGGGTGTAGTTATT
The Malania oleifera isolate guangnan ecotype guangnan chromosome 13, ASM2987363v1, whole genome shotgun sequence DNA segment above includes these coding regions:
- the LOC131145468 gene encoding LEAF RUST 10 DISEASE-RESISTANCE LOCUS RECEPTOR-LIKE PROTEIN KINASE-like 1.2, coding for MDLQNSYPFEKTFSNFIGIIIFTTLLDKILSIDPNYEACAPQNCGSQPNISFPFWIGGKQESFCGLPKLEITCDNANPVLKISDDDFVLKDAFKILSFLLIKRTLFDKSCPTPLPNFPGTSFSNSSSLENLCLFYSCTGEPPDYSITINCASNYTHVSFAVFAKHLPSCSNFSKYSCQSWVEVPLDVDNYSIKDEENVKEMLNNGFVLSLSEQKCGDCEESGGRCGFDNTEFICFCPDRPYNNKCPSVRAKPHGINWVVKTVIGIIAAILGMGLMCIVFLIYLRRNRKRYTPSSLLSRNISSDPSSVMESEKSGIYLGVHIFSYRELEEATNNFDPAKELGDGGFGTVYHGKLRDGRNVAVKRLYENNCRRVEQFMNEVEILTCLRHQNLVSLYGCTSRHSRELLLVYEYIPNGTVADHLHGNRANAGSLTWPIRMSIAKESASALTYLHASEIIHRDVKTYNILLDSNFCVKVADFGLSRLFPTDVTHVSTAPQGTPGYVDPEYHQCYQLTDKSDVYSFGVVLIELISSKPPVDITRHRHEINLSNMAINKIQNNALHELVDPSLGFETDYKVRKMITAVAELAFRCLQNEKEMRPSMEEVLEGLKAIQAMVDNVEKAEGDSLSDDVVLLKNKTLILSPDTVTVNWASRSTTPNTSG